In the genome of Molothrus aeneus isolate 106 chromosome 5, BPBGC_Maene_1.0, whole genome shotgun sequence, one region contains:
- the LOC136556526 gene encoding probable G-protein coupled receptor 19, which produces MDNSSGPVLLFTLLLMQNTSSPKASSPPAGYEMTEPPFPGTSPSRNHSLVEYGLKLGEIAAASVVWGVLWLISVMGNFLVCLVIHRSRRTQSTPNYFVVSMACADLVSSVGSAPFLLLQLSCGRWVLGSGVCRLARYIQYLTPGVQIDVLLAISVDRCYTLIHPLNFRVSREKAKRMTLVSWLCGALFASPACFLYGSSSDHHCNFFLPSSELGVTSGVFHLSVLLLLIPSLLIIRCYQKLFTYIWRSGTEDTAGRRTMNLVLRRKVKTAKLFFIFVLNFLLSWLPFFMVQLWHPQETDYRKSSLLFLAITWIAFSSSASKPILFYIYDAKFRRGILEICCMWKYPRNNIYTITTSSRTAENNHIIPAQPHQRLTCDAFNREVQEHEHARPGDSNPTNTFAKRVSLL; this is translated from the coding sequence ATGGATAACAGCAGCGGTCCTGTTCTTCTCTTTACCTTGCTCCTGATGCAGAACACGAGCAGCCCCAAagcctcctcccctcctgctggCTACGAGATGACAGAACCTCCATTCCCaggcaccagccccagcaggaaccACTCTCTGGTAGAGTATGGGCTGAAGCTGGGGGAAATCGCAGCTGCCAGCGTGGTTTGGGGAGTGCTGTGGCTGATCTCTGTCATGGGAAACTTCCTGGTTTGCTTAGTGAtccacaggagcaggaggacaCAGTCCACCCCCAACTATTTTGTGGTGTCCATGGCGTGTGCAGACCTGGTGAGCAGCGTGGGGAGCGcgcccttcctgctgctgcagctgagctgcgGGCGGTGGGTGCTGGGCAGCGGGGTGTGCCGGCTGGCCAGGTACATCCAGTACCTCACGCCCGGGGTCCAGATCGATGTGCTCCTCGCCATCAGCGTGGATCGATGCTACACTCTCATCCATCCCCTGAATTTCAGAGTTTCCAGGGAGAAAGCCAAGAGAATGACTCTGGTCTCTTGGCTCTGTGGTGCTCTGTTTGCATCACCGGCCTGTTTTCTCTATGGCTCCAGCAGTGACCACCACTGCAACTTCTTCCTCCCCAGTTCTGAGCTAGGAGTCACCTCTGGTGTCTTCCACCTCTCAGTGTTGTTGCTTTTGATCCCATCACTCCTCATTATCCGCTGCTACCAGAAACTCTTCACCTACATTTGGAGAAGTGGGACTGAGGACACAGCTGGAAGGAGGACAATGAATCTTGTCTtaagaagaaaagtgaaaactGCCAAGTTGTTTTTCATCTTTGTCTtgaattttcttctgtcttgGCTGCCTTTCTTCATGGTACAGTTGTGGCACCCACAGGAAACAGACTACAGAAAGAGCTCCTTGCTTTTCCTGGCCATTACCTGGATCGCTTTCAGTTCCTCAGCTTCTAAACCGATCCTCTTCTACATCTATGATGCAAAGTTCAGAAGAGGAATACTAGAAATTTGTTGCATGTGGAAATACCCCAGAAACAACATCTACACCATTACCACCAGTTCCAGGACAGCTGAAAATAATCACATTATCCCAGCCCAACCTCACCAAAGACTCACCTGTGATGCTTTTAACAGAGAAGTCCAGGAGCATGAGCATGCCAGGCCTGGTGATTCCAATCCCACAAATACATTTGCCAAGAGGGTTTCATTACTTTGA
- the MRPS35 gene encoding small ribosomal subunit protein mS35 yields the protein MAARAGRCCRAGLSGGALLSQALLSRAAGGAPGTPRWGRAAFSSAPAVSGREGPQPREGSVRRRGRTPQFVRSAAPPRTERMAVDQDWSSVYPTAAAFKPASVPLPIRMGYPVKRGVPPPKEGNLELIKIPNFLHLTPPAIKKHCAALKDFCTEWPSALDSDEKCEQHFPIEVETVDYVSSGTSIRNPKARVVTLRVKLSNLNLDDHAKKKLIKLVGERYCQETDVLTITTDRCPLRRQNYDYGMHLLTVLYHESWKTEKWESEKSEEDMEEYIWENSRSQKNALDTLLRIKASENVNNVTKEELLASEVVKNYRNSVIALKNEGETESNISQYKESVKKLLNIQA from the exons atgGCGGCGCGGGCCGGGCGGTGCTGCCGGGCCGGGCTGAGCGGCggggctctgctgtcccaggctctgctgtcccGCGCCGCCGGCGGGGCCCCGGGCACGCCTCGCTGGGGACGCGCCGCTTTTTCGTCGGCGCCCGCGGTGAGCGGCAGGGAAGGGCCGCAGCCTCGGGAAG gcTCAGTAAGGAGAAGAGGCAGGACACCACAGTTTGTAAGATCA GCTGCACCTCCCAGGACAGAGAGGATGGCTGTGGATCAGGACTGGAGCAGTGTGTacccaacagcagctgccttCAAACCTGCCTCTGTGCCTCTCCCAATCAGAATGGGCTACCCAGTGAAGAGAGGAGTGCCTCCACCAAAAGAAGGCAACCTAGAGCTTATCAAG ATCCCCAATTTTTTGCATCTTACTCCTCCTGCAATTAAGAAGCACTGTGCAGCTCTTAAAG ATTTCTGCACTGAATGGCCAAGTGCTCTGGACAGTGATGAGAAATGTGAACAGCATTTTCCCATTGAAGTTGAAACAGTAGATTATGTTTCTTCAGGGACTTCTATTAGGAATCCCAAAGCAAGAGTGGTGACCTTAAGA GTTAAACTTTCTAACCTGAATTTGGATGACCATGCAAAGAAGAAGCTCATTAAGCTTGTGGGAGAGAGGTACTGTCAGGAGACAGATGTGCTCACAATTACAACAGACAG GTGTCCCCTAAGAAGGCAGAACTATGATTATGGCATGCACCTGCTCACAGTTCTGTACCATGAATCCTGG aaaactgAGAAGTGGGAGAGTGAGAAGTCTGAGGAAGACATGGAAGAGTATATCTGGGAAAACAGTCGCTCTCAGAAAAATGCCTTGGACACACTGCTTCGAATAAAAGCTTCAGAGAATGTCAATAATGTCACtaaggaggagctgctggcatctgaAGTGGTTAAGAATTACAGAAACTCAGTCATTGCGCTTAAAAATGAAGGTGAAACAGAAAGTAACATATCTCAGTACAAGGAATCAGTGAAGAAACTACTGAATATACAAGCATGA
- the MANSC4 gene encoding MANSC domain-containing protein 4 gives MAVLLAAAQALLLLLGLPGRSQCLCSPTAFYKNCWIRRFPGLLPDLRESRRRGAQLLQGYAESSPQQCSRSCCLLRNVSCNLAVFYHGAIHRNRNCLHMSCPALESCILKAGVDVILYNITTGIDPDLLIFEKLKSQEPNAYSSASKSERQHSTKTPEGGRCQHHNATTSGSPLLRAPPAAMSHGLPANTASPSWSLTVQRTAEGTAYSRADTSPAAIDFANRTSSRSVITSSDKIVHSALSPRPAQVLSHAPTPPHLNSSKQHLNETKGYSGRNSTSDNEAAAWEAAALGVWLIPVVLCSSLLCLCCCTVALTAGRCSYRRGHYKPVRTRTTMSRLLIKHVPVRGNL, from the exons atggctgtgctgctggcagcggctcaagcgctgctgctgctcctggggctgcccggGCGCTCCCAGTGCCTCTGCTCACCCACTGCCTTCTACAAGAACTGCTGGATCCGGCGCTTCCCGGGGCTCCTGCCGGACCTGCGGGAATCGCGGCGGAGGGGAgcgcagctgctgcagggttaTGCAGAAAGCTccccccagcagtgcagcaggagctgctgccttctgAGGAACG TCTCCTGCAATCTAGCAGTGTTCTACCATGGAGCCATTCATAGGAACAGGAACTGCCTGCACATGTCTTGCCCAGCTTTGGAAAGCTGCATTCTAAAGGCTGGAGTTGATGTCATTTTGTACAACATCACAACAG GGATTGATCCAGACCTTCTCATTTTCGAGAAACTGAAATCCCAAGAGCCAAATGCTTACTCCTCAGCAAGTAAATCTgagaggcagcacagcacaaagaCCCCTGAGGGGGGAAGATGCCAACATCACAATGCCACCACGTCAGGTTCTCCTCTGCTCCGAGCTCCACCTGCTGCCATGAGCCATGGCTTACCAGCAAacactgccagccccagctggagtCTGACAGTGCAGAGAACTGCAGAAGGTACTGCCTATTCCAGGGCAGACACTTCCCCAGCAGCCATTGATTTTGCTAATAGGACAAGCAGCAGGTCGGTCATCACCAGCTCAGACAAGATTGTACACTCAGCTTTGAGCCCCAGGCCTGCCCAGGTGTTATCCCATGCGCCCACCCCTCCTCACCTGAACAGCAGCAAGCAACACCTCAATGAAACCAAAGGCTACAGTGGGAGGAATTCCACTTCAGACAACGAGgcagctgcctgggaagctgcagctttgggGGTCTGGCTGATTCCTGTTGTCCtttgctcctctctcctctgcctgtgctgttgCACTGTTGCCCTCACAGCCGGGCGCTGCAGCTACAGGAGGGGTCACTATAAACCTGTAAGGACAAGAACAACCATGTCCAGACTGCTCATAAAACATGTTCCTGTCAGAGGTAATCTGTGA